One genomic window of Acidovorax radicis includes the following:
- a CDS encoding type II secretion system F family protein: MATTTKKNDIKDFVFEWEGKDRNGKIVRGEVRASGENQVQATLRRQGVFPTKIKKRRMRSGKKIKPKDIALFTRQLATMMKAGVPLLQSFDIVGRGNTNASVTKLLNDIRGDIETGTSLNGAFRKYPMYFDSLYCNLVEAGEAAGILEALLDRLATYMEKTEAIKSKIKSALMYPISVVIVAFVVVTVIMIFVIPAFKEVFTSFGADLPAPTLFVMAISEFFVKWWWLIFGVIGGGFYFFMQAWRRNEKMQMFMDRLLLKIPVFGALINKSCIARWTRTLSTMFAAGVPLVEALDSVGGAAGNSVYAMATDKIQQEVSTGTSLTAAMGNANVFPSMVLQMCAIGEESGSIDHMLGKAADFYEAEVDDMVAGLSSLMEPIIIVFLGTLIGGIVVSMYLPIFKLGQVV, translated from the coding sequence ATGGCTACCACAACAAAAAAAAATGATATCAAGGACTTTGTCTTCGAGTGGGAAGGCAAAGACAGGAACGGAAAAATTGTCCGGGGTGAGGTACGGGCATCGGGTGAAAACCAGGTCCAGGCGACATTGCGCCGACAAGGTGTTTTTCCCACCAAAATCAAGAAGCGCCGCATGCGCTCCGGCAAAAAGATCAAGCCGAAAGATATTGCCCTCTTCACACGCCAGCTTGCAACCATGATGAAAGCTGGCGTTCCATTGCTCCAGTCGTTCGACATCGTCGGCAGAGGAAACACCAATGCCAGTGTCACCAAGCTGCTGAACGATATCCGAGGAGATATCGAAACTGGGACCTCGTTGAACGGCGCCTTTAGAAAATATCCCATGTATTTCGACAGCCTCTACTGCAATCTGGTAGAAGCCGGCGAGGCTGCGGGTATCTTGGAGGCCTTGCTGGACCGGCTCGCCACCTATATGGAAAAAACCGAAGCGATCAAGTCGAAGATCAAATCGGCATTGATGTATCCCATCTCCGTGGTCATTGTGGCGTTCGTTGTGGTAACGGTGATCATGATTTTCGTGATTCCTGCGTTCAAGGAAGTATTCACCTCCTTTGGAGCCGATCTCCCCGCGCCCACATTGTTCGTGATGGCCATCAGCGAATTCTTTGTCAAATGGTGGTGGCTGATTTTTGGCGTCATCGGTGGCGGTTTTTATTTCTTCATGCAGGCATGGCGTCGCAACGAAAAAATGCAGATGTTCATGGATCGATTGCTGCTGAAAATCCCTGTTTTCGGTGCACTGATCAATAAATCGTGCATTGCGCGCTGGACCAGGACACTGTCCACCATGTTTGCCGCTGGCGTGCCTTTGGTAGAAGCGCTCGATTCGGTCGGAGGGGCAGCAGGTAATTCGGTATACGCTATGGCGACCGACAAAATTCAGCAGGAAGTTTCCACGGGCACCAGCCTTACAGCGGCCATGGGTAACGCAAACGTTTTTCCGTCCATGGTGCTCCAGATGTGTGCCATCGGTGAGGAGTCTGGCTCCATCGACCACATGCTTGGGAAAGCCGCAGATTTTTATGAGGCCGAAGTGGACGATATGGTGGCCGGTTTATCGAGTCTGATGGAGCCCATCATCATCGTGTTTCTGGGAACACTGATCGGCGGCATTGTGGTGTCCATGTATCTGCCCATCTTCAAGCTCGGGCAGGTTGTGTAA
- the pilB gene encoding type IV-A pilus assembly ATPase PilB, whose amino-acid sequence MAAVDTAPKEASAVALPGLGRALMSAGKLTQKSAEDIYKKSQISRSSFIAELTGSGAVSAADLAHTVSAVFGAPLLDLDAIDPLRLPKELLDNKICQAYRVVVLSKRNNRLIVATADPTDQEAAEKIKFTTQMGVDWIIAEYDKLSRLVDATTKSTSESMDTLISGGGDFEFDDVSIEDAPEESDTGVTEVEDAPIVKFLHKMLLDAFNMRASDLHFEPYEHQYRVRFRIDGELREIASPPIAIKDKLASRIKVISRLDISEKRVPQDGRMKLKVGPDRVIDFRVSTLPTLFGEKIVIRILDPSSAKLGIDALGYEPVEKERLLQAIGRPYGMILVTGPTGSGKTVSLYTCLNLLNKPGVNIATAEDPSEINLPGVNQVNVNEKAGLTFAVALKSFLRQDPDIIMVGEIRDLETADISIKAAQTGHLVLSTLHTNDAPTTLTRMRNMGIAPFNIASSVILITAQRLARRLCPNCKVPADIPHEALVDAGYKEEEIDGSWVTYRPVGCSACNNGYKGRLGIYQVMPITEEIQRIILKDGSALEIAEQARAEGVRSLRTSGLQKAKLGLTSLEEVLAVTNE is encoded by the coding sequence ATGGCCGCTGTTGATACCGCCCCCAAAGAAGCCTCTGCAGTCGCCCTTCCAGGCCTGGGGCGGGCTTTGATGTCTGCTGGCAAGTTGACCCAAAAGTCAGCCGAAGACATTTACAAAAAATCACAAATTAGTCGCAGCAGCTTTATTGCTGAATTAACAGGTTCGGGAGCAGTATCGGCCGCCGATTTAGCCCATACTGTTTCCGCAGTCTTTGGCGCACCACTTCTCGACCTGGATGCGATTGACCCCCTGCGGTTACCCAAAGAACTGCTGGATAACAAGATATGCCAGGCCTATCGTGTTGTTGTCCTGAGCAAGCGCAATAACCGCCTTATCGTCGCAACGGCTGATCCGACGGACCAGGAGGCGGCTGAAAAAATCAAATTCACGACCCAAATGGGTGTGGACTGGATTATTGCCGAGTATGACAAGCTGAGTCGGCTGGTGGATGCAACGACAAAATCCACCAGTGAATCCATGGATACGCTGATCAGCGGTGGAGGCGACTTCGAGTTTGACGACGTATCGATAGAAGATGCGCCCGAAGAATCAGACACAGGCGTCACTGAAGTCGAAGATGCGCCTATCGTCAAGTTTCTGCACAAGATGCTGCTGGATGCTTTCAACATGCGCGCATCCGATTTGCATTTCGAGCCTTACGAACATCAATATCGCGTTCGCTTCCGGATTGACGGCGAATTGAGAGAGATTGCATCCCCTCCCATCGCCATTAAAGACAAACTCGCCTCGCGCATCAAGGTGATTTCGCGGCTGGATATTTCAGAAAAACGCGTTCCACAGGATGGACGCATGAAATTAAAAGTCGGCCCGGATCGGGTGATTGATTTCCGAGTCAGCACTTTGCCCACCTTGTTTGGCGAAAAAATTGTTATTCGTATCCTGGACCCCAGCAGCGCAAAGCTGGGTATTGATGCGCTGGGTTACGAACCCGTAGAAAAAGAACGCCTGCTGCAGGCCATTGGACGCCCCTACGGAATGATTCTGGTCACAGGACCTACCGGCTCGGGAAAAACCGTGTCCCTGTACACCTGCTTGAATCTTCTGAATAAGCCTGGCGTCAATATTGCCACCGCAGAAGATCCGTCTGAAATCAACTTGCCTGGCGTTAATCAGGTGAACGTCAATGAAAAGGCGGGACTCACATTTGCGGTGGCTTTGAAATCCTTTCTACGCCAGGATCCCGACATCATCATGGTGGGTGAAATTCGGGATCTTGAAACGGCCGATATTTCGATCAAGGCAGCGCAGACAGGGCACTTGGTACTTTCGACCCTACACACCAACGATGCTCCGACCACGTTGACGCGCATGCGCAATATGGGCATTGCCCCTTTCAATATTGCATCGAGCGTCATATTGATCACAGCCCAGAGACTGGCACGAAGGCTATGCCCCAATTGCAAAGTACCCGCAGATATTCCTCATGAAGCCTTGGTGGATGCGGGCTATAAAGAAGAAGAAATCGATGGTTCGTGGGTAACATATCGGCCCGTTGGTTGCAGCGCTTGCAACAATGGGTACAAAGGTCGACTGGGTATTTACCAGGTCATGCCGATTACCGAAGAAATCCAACGCATCATTCTGAAGGATGGAAGTGCGCTGGAAATTGCCGAACAGGCACGTGCAGAAGGCGTGCGCTCCTTGCGCACATCGGGACTTCAAAAAGCCAAACTGGGGCTCACTTCTCTTGAAGAAGTTCTGGCCGTCACCAATGAATAG
- a CDS encoding prepilin peptidase, which yields MFLDVWWDAAFGGVIGLLLGSFLNVVIYRLPKMMERQWATELAQMNAADQGQDVTEPAHETFNLMTPRSRCPSCGHLVQWYENVPVVSYLFLRGRCSACKTRISVRYPLVEIATGALFFFCIYRWGVSPAGVAWCAFSAALVALAFIDWDTTLLPDDITLPLLWAGLLAAAMQWIDVPLYASVMGAVAGYLSLWLVYWGFKLATGKEGMGYGDFKLFAALGAWFGWQALAPIILMSSVIGAIIGIAMKIFNSLREGGYIPFGPFLVGAGFTAMVFGPQAILGTVLKLFGL from the coding sequence ATGTTTCTGGACGTTTGGTGGGATGCCGCTTTCGGCGGCGTGATCGGGTTGCTGTTGGGCAGTTTTTTGAATGTGGTCATTTACCGCCTTCCAAAAATGATGGAGCGTCAATGGGCCACTGAGCTCGCGCAAATGAACGCTGCTGATCAAGGGCAAGACGTGACGGAACCCGCCCACGAAACCTTCAATCTGATGACACCGCGATCACGTTGCCCCTCCTGCGGGCACTTGGTTCAGTGGTATGAGAACGTCCCCGTTGTGAGTTATCTCTTTTTGCGGGGTCGTTGCTCGGCGTGCAAAACACGCATCAGTGTTCGCTACCCATTGGTCGAAATCGCGACCGGCGCACTGTTTTTCTTTTGCATCTATCGATGGGGTGTAAGCCCTGCAGGGGTGGCCTGGTGCGCTTTTTCTGCGGCGCTGGTGGCGTTGGCCTTCATCGACTGGGACACCACGCTGCTCCCCGATGACATCACGCTGCCCTTGTTGTGGGCTGGGTTGTTGGCAGCCGCCATGCAATGGATCGATGTGCCACTCTACGCATCCGTGATGGGGGCAGTCGCGGGTTATTTGTCGCTTTGGCTGGTGTATTGGGGCTTCAAGCTCGCCACTGGCAAAGAGGGCATGGGGTACGGAGACTTCAAACTGTTCGCAGCCCTCGGCGCCTGGTTCGGCTGGCAAGCATTGGCGCCCATCATCCTGATGTCTTCAGTCATTGGCGCCATCATTGGCATCGCCATGAAGATCTTCAACAGTCTGCGAGAAGGTGGCTATATTCCGTTCGGCCCATTCCTTGTGGGAGCGGGTTTCACGGCGATGGTTTTTGGTCCCCAGGCCATTCTTGGCACCGTGCTGAAGCTTTTTGGGTTGTAA